The following coding sequences are from one Polyodon spathula isolate WHYD16114869_AA chromosome 7, ASM1765450v1, whole genome shotgun sequence window:
- the gpr19 gene encoding probable G-protein coupled receptor 19, translating to MVYAQEMDNIKPSLDSTLLTFLLFHNSSQRENSTPPAFVNLVDYSRNTSYIPTYELTAGEVAATSLVFGILWLLSVFGNALVCLVIHRSRRTQSTTNYFVVSMACADLLISLGSTPFVLLQVTSGRWMLSSAMCKLVRYIQYLSPGVQIYVLLSICMDRFYTIVYPLSFKVSREKAKKMILASWIFAAAFVAPSFFFYGSDNHCNFFLPGTWEGIFYGMVHLLVGFLVPSTLIILFYQKVVKYIWRIGTDGRTVRRTMNIVPRTKVKTIKMFLMLNLVFLISWMPYYIAQLWHPKEMNLRQNSLVFMAVTWISFSSSASKPTLYSIYNANFRRGMKETFCTSSMKCYRSNAYTITTSTRMAKKNYVGIAEIPAAAKTITKDCIYDTFDREAKEKKLAWPINSNPPNTFV from the coding sequence ATGGTTTACGCCCAGGAAATGGATAACATCAAACCCTCCCTGGATTCAACCCTTCTAACATTCCTGTTGTTCCACAATTCCAGTCAAAGAGAGAATTCCACACCCCCAGCTTTCGTCAACCTTGTGGATTACAGTAGGAACACCTCGTATATTCCAACTTATGAGCTCACAGCAGGAGAGGTGGCAGCAACCAGCCTGGTCTTTGGAATATTATGGCTGTTGTCTGTTTTTGGGAACGCGCTTGTTTGCCTGGTGATCCATCGCAGTCGTAGGACTCAATCCACCACTAACTACTTTGTGGTTTCCATGGCCTGCGCAGATCTGCTCATCAGTCTGGGCAGCACCCCGTTTGTGCTTCTGCAAGTGACTTCCGGCCGCTGGATGCTGAGCAGTGCGATGTGCAAGCTGGTGCGCTACATCCAGTATCTTTCCCCTGGTGTTCAGATCTACGTCCTGCTCTCGATCTGCATGGACAGGTTCTACACCATCGTCTACCCCTTAAGCTTCAAAGTGTCCCGGGAGAAAGCCAAGAAGATGATCCTAGCTTCCTGGATCTTCGCTGCTGCCTTTGTGGCCCCCAGCTTTTTTTTCTATGGCTCTGATAATCATTGCAACTTCTTCCTCCCAGGCACGTGGGAAGGGATCTTCTATGGCATGGTCCATCTGCTGGTGGGATTTCTGGTCCCTTCCACACTGATCATCTTGTTTTATCAGAAGGTTGTCAAGTACATCTGGAGAATAGGCACTGATGGCAGGACAGTAAGGAGGACCATGAATATAGTCCCGAGGACTAAAgttaaaacaatcaaaatgttCTTGATGCTCAATTTAGTGTTTTTGATTTCCTGGATGCCTTATTACATAGCTCAGCTCTGGCACCCGAAAGAGATGAATTTGAGACAGAACTCCCTGGTTTTCATGGCCGTCACCTGGATATCTTTCAGCTCTTCGGCCTCCAAACCCACTCTTTACTCCATCTACAATGCTAATTTCCGGCGTGGCATGAAAGAGACCTTTTGCACGTCCTCTATGAAATGCTATCGGAGCAATGCCTACACCATCACCACAAGCACAAGGATGGCAAAAAAGAACTATGTGGGAATAGCAGAAATTCCAGCAGCTGCAAAGACTATCACCAAAGACTGTATATATGACACCTTTGATAGAGAAGCGAAAGAGAAAAAACTGGCCTGGCCTATCAATTCAAACCCACCTAATACATTTGTGTGA